In the Campylobacter sp. RM6914 genome, one interval contains:
- a CDS encoding CRISPR-associated endoribonuclease Cas6: protein MVVIGSKLPTTNLKISKILPELIQGFIYHHLPASQHVGYKHEKTGKIFKKTNFDYRLKGADLRVRFTAFEPKFEELIAMAVLKNGLNLGEIHLTGSTVSLQRHRVDGADLATVLLKGNVVCALKGLLGHKVYLEPQDSRHLEMMKKNALERFETLCGREYEGEFELNLKWQNLESPLYFYYGNNKMPVRAWPAVWEVRASSEMINLMLDTGVGSGCMSFGVGFLEVAKDD from the coding sequence ATGGTAGTGATAGGCTCTAAGCTTCCTACGACAAATTTAAAAATATCCAAAATCTTGCCCGAACTCATACAAGGCTTTATATATCATCATTTGCCGGCTTCACAGCACGTCGGATATAAGCATGAAAAAACCGGGAAAATTTTTAAGAAAACAAATTTTGACTATAGACTAAAAGGGGCAGATTTGCGCGTGCGATTTACTGCTTTTGAGCCAAAATTTGAAGAGCTTATCGCTATGGCTGTATTAAAAAACGGGCTAAATTTGGGTGAAATTCATCTAACTGGTAGCACAGTGTCCTTGCAGCGACACAGAGTTGATGGGGCGGATTTAGCTACGGTTTTGCTAAAAGGAAACGTGGTGTGCGCTTTAAAGGGGCTTTTGGGGCATAAAGTCTATCTTGAACCGCAAGATTCCAGACACCTTGAGATGATGAAGAAAAATGCGCTAGAGCGGTTTGAGACGCTTTGTGGACGAGAATACGAGGGAGAATTTGAGTTAAATTTAAAGTGGCAAAATTTAGAAAGTCCGCTTTATTTTTATTATGGTAATAACAAGATGCCTGTGCGTGCTTGGCCGGCGGTTTGGGAGGTAAGAGCTAGTAGTGAGATGATAAATTTGATGCTTGATACGGGCGTGGGAAGCGGATGTATGAGCTTTGGTGTCGGATTTTTAGAGGTTGCAAAAGATGATTAG
- the dsbI gene encoding protein-disulfide oxidoreductase DsbI, translating to MNLIEKIGKWQDSRFPWLLMAFVSVFLVVLAHSLFQKYIHMPPCEQCVYIRVAFLCMAIGGVLAAIDPKNLILKILGYVFAFLGSIYGIICSVKLAKIHAAVHSDDPFGVQGCSTEPNHLFGLPLEKWAPDWFLPTGDCGYDNPMVPDGVILSSLQNYLVELYSDGWYLIPSKKFLSMADCTLLGFGLCAIILALMAIGFIVTRVKAKKEF from the coding sequence ATGAATTTGATAGAAAAGATAGGCAAATGGCAAGATAGTCGCTTTCCGTGGCTTCTTATGGCGTTTGTGAGCGTGTTTTTGGTTGTGTTGGCGCACTCGTTGTTTCAAAAGTATATACACATGCCCCCTTGCGAGCAGTGCGTTTATATACGAGTTGCGTTTTTGTGTATGGCGATAGGCGGAGTGTTAGCCGCCATTGATCCTAAAAATTTGATCCTAAAAATTTTAGGCTATGTGTTTGCGTTTTTAGGCTCTATTTACGGCATTATATGTAGTGTAAAGCTTGCAAAAATCCATGCCGCCGTTCATAGTGACGATCCTTTTGGGGTGCAAGGTTGCTCGACTGAGCCAAACCATCTATTTGGCTTACCACTTGAGAAGTGGGCGCCTGACTGGTTTTTACCGACTGGTGATTGCGGTTATGATAACCCTATGGTTCCTGACGGTGTGATTTTAAGTTCGCTACAAAACTATCTTGTAGAGCTTTATAGCGATGGTTGGTATCTTATACCTTCTAAAAAATTCCTAAGTATGGCTGACTGCACGCTTTTGGGATTTGGACTTTGTGCGATCATTTTGGCTTTAATGGCCATAGGCTTTATCGTAACACGCGTTAAGGCTAAAAAAGAATTTTAA
- a CDS encoding TM1802 family CRISPR-associated protein, giving the protein MGDIIKIFSDIGSVYEEDEKRIKNRAYEYDEIKCYLCDIDTKNIIPSTNIPKDELIITRFGIGANSGNLFPNYQFISKDVSKDEAKFIKGVLKSVKNLMSYFSPSDIENNEILKRSSELNEGFFDDIITNIKALDEHKAKDKKVATFFCLSYNEKPISSYFKEIFDKHIDKKEVSKIYGYDILTNKKGVGADANLAFCSVNELPENLKSVKSKFLPLNESSANRIRIGFLATDKELSHNFYGVKMAILPTLLSNDQSLFKEIIQILKEAKKNDVEELAQAEEIAIDVALEYVAKREKDLPVLNTILFYAKNNAAIDVLLQIDDVLPSYISKISNAMGSRNIKAFKRKDIKDNDEAIYLQNLFENSLEIMKFLLSQNKVDLDTMIQRYAELIYYGNINKKYRFAIDWGKYFNGYYPQRSIESISKYQELFNEIDILNKKLTLQKECDLQNLKDKKELIRSLIQGSEFINNDSVLQGAYLLGMLSSALMKWQYAVSESASFARWLNNNGAITKDSLERIWTKCYATKGKLENISKHPNLSINQTMELAEEILPGVFLSKDVVKSSHITLAFAMGGNDYNKFIKDEKKGE; this is encoded by the coding sequence TTGGGTGACATTATCAAAATATTTTCTGATATCGGGTCAGTTTATGAGGAAGATGAGAAGCGTATTAAAAATAGAGCCTATGAATATGACGAAATAAAGTGCTACCTGTGTGATATAGATACAAAAAATATAATTCCAAGCACTAATATCCCCAAAGATGAGTTAATCATCACTAGATTTGGCATAGGGGCAAACTCTGGCAATCTTTTCCCCAACTATCAATTTATCTCAAAAGATGTTAGTAAAGACGAAGCAAAATTTATAAAAGGTGTTTTAAAGTCTGTTAAAAACTTAATGTCTTATTTTTCTCCAAGCGATATAGAAAACAATGAAATTTTAAAGAGATCAAGCGAGCTTAACGAGGGCTTTTTTGACGATATAATAACCAATATTAAAGCACTTGACGAGCATAAGGCAAAGGATAAAAAAGTAGCCACATTCTTTTGTTTGTCCTATAACGAAAAGCCAATATCATCGTATTTTAAAGAGATTTTTGATAAGCATATAGATAAAAAAGAGGTTAGTAAAATTTACGGATATGACATCTTAACCAACAAAAAAGGCGTAGGAGCGGACGCAAATTTAGCCTTTTGCTCCGTAAATGAACTGCCTGAAAATTTAAAGAGCGTAAAATCAAAGTTTCTACCGCTAAATGAGTCAAGTGCAAATAGAATTAGGATCGGATTTTTAGCCACTGACAAGGAGCTTTCGCATAATTTTTATGGTGTTAAAATGGCGATATTGCCGACACTGCTCTCAAATGATCAAAGCCTATTTAAAGAGATCATACAGATATTAAAAGAGGCTAAGAAAAATGATGTCGAGGAGCTCGCACAAGCTGAGGAGATAGCCATAGATGTCGCGCTAGAATATGTGGCAAAAAGAGAGAAAGATCTGCCTGTTTTAAACACGATTTTATTCTATGCTAAAAATAATGCGGCGATTGATGTTTTGCTCCAGATAGATGATGTCTTGCCGTCTTATATCTCTAAAATTTCAAACGCTATGGGAAGTCGTAACATAAAGGCTTTTAAACGCAAAGATATAAAGGATAACGACGAGGCTATATATCTGCAAAATCTTTTTGAAAATAGTCTTGAAATTATGAAATTTTTGCTGTCTCAAAACAAGGTTGATTTAGACACTATGATACAAAGGTATGCTGAGCTGATATACTATGGAAATATCAATAAGAAGTATCGTTTTGCTATTGATTGGGGGAAGTATTTTAACGGTTACTATCCGCAAAGAAGCATAGAAAGTATCTCTAAATACCAAGAGCTATTTAACGAGATAGATATTTTAAATAAAAAACTTACATTGCAAAAGGAGTGTGATTTGCAAAATTTAAAGGACAAAAAGGAGCTTATCCGCTCACTTATACAAGGTAGCGAATTTATAAACAACGATAGCGTTTTGCAAGGGGCATATTTGCTAGGTATGCTGTCGTCTGCTCTTATGAAGTGGCAATACGCCGTTAGCGAAAGTGCATCTTTTGCTAGATGGTTAAACAATAATGGCGCTATAACAAAGGATTCGCTTGAGAGAATTTGGACGAAATGCTATGCAACAAAGGGCAAGCTAGAAAATATATCAAAGCATCCAAATTTAAGCATAAATCAGACTATGGAGCTAGCCGAGGAGATATTGCCAGGTGTGTTTTTATCAAAAGATGTGGTTAAAAGCTCGCACATTACGCTTGCATTTGCTATGGGCGGAAATGACTATAATAAATTTATAAAAGATGAGAAAAAAGGAGAATAG
- a CDS encoding thiol:disulfide interchange protein DsbA/DsbL yields the protein MKFLKLLSAVAILGALSANAFTEGVDYVKLEKPLSVEKGTLTKVFSYACPFCYKYDKSVTPAVIKKVEGLKFVPYHLKTKGEYGEVASKLLAVLAVKDMTNSVDFFDEKSLFKKAKMAYYKAYHDKKERWGNGKDEAAFLKTGLEAAGITQAEFEAGLNDPKVVELLGKWDESYDVAKIQGVPAFVVDGKYLIYTAKITSIDGMAGLIKELMAK from the coding sequence ATGAAATTTCTAAAACTTCTATCTGCGGTTGCGATACTGGGTGCATTAAGTGCAAATGCCTTTACCGAGGGTGTTGATTATGTCAAGCTTGAAAAGCCTCTTTCTGTTGAAAAAGGCACGCTTACAAAGGTTTTTAGCTATGCTTGCCCGTTTTGTTACAAATACGACAAGAGTGTAACACCTGCTGTTATAAAAAAGGTCGAAGGGCTTAAATTCGTTCCTTATCATCTAAAGACTAAAGGTGAATACGGCGAAGTTGCAAGCAAGCTTTTGGCGGTTTTGGCTGTAAAAGATATGACAAACAGTGTTGATTTCTTTGATGAGAAGTCTTTGTTTAAAAAGGCTAAGATGGCATACTACAAAGCTTATCATGATAAAAAAGAGAGATGGGGTAACGGTAAAGATGAAGCAGCGTTTTTAAAGACGGGACTTGAAGCGGCAGGCATAACACAGGCAGAATTTGAAGCCGGCTTAAACGATCCAAAGGTAGTAGAGCTTCTTGGTAAATGGGATGAGAGTTATGACGTGGCTAAAATTCAAGGCGTTCCTGCATTTGTAGTTGATGGTAAATACCTAATCTACACAGCCAAAATCACATCTATAGACGGCATGGCCGGTCTTATAAAAGAGCTAATGGCTAAATAA
- a CDS encoding sensor histidine kinase gives MNVFLKFGKSADFKIYLVIIFASVTVLFMGVNLYQATKDQMISLSDKNKIATTQNIVKSFDTWLHERIQALSTISLIMQNLELADDNERLSNILNSFYKNSNNFDAVQFLKDNGDIFVNGKKYTGDDTEFKQRTSLVWFVETKQTNSPTINFIANHTVLNTEVLNICVPSHKNGEFVGVLCGVVKISNIFKNIRNLKLSPNSYYFIVTHSGEVLTQMSDINLKEQIQSRFKEMFLAGEDLSGININSNFISLAEIPSLNWFVGAGAYDERQVSELLSIFQNSAALFFISFLVLILLANLLHSLMYKKIKDKNDEYEILLAHKAKMSEAGELISGINHQFIQPVNSLKLMITTLQMLERDRNLDKQTLNEILKGGESSVCLLSDTIEIFRNFYKTSENINKFSVAKSVKNLLMLMHTELSRVNVKVILVNSSDVIVTQKDNIIQQILLILIHNAKDAVVEKFENINKREIEIDIKSNETKCFITVSEHGWGVSEAMRDKIFSMPKTTKKSGNGIGLYFGKKLANEKIGGDLKLVSDANPTVFELSFDINLKGEK, from the coding sequence ATGAACGTGTTTCTTAAATTTGGCAAGAGTGCGGATTTTAAAATTTATCTTGTTATCATATTTGCCAGCGTTACCGTTTTGTTTATGGGGGTAAATTTATATCAAGCTACAAAAGATCAGATGATATCCCTATCTGATAAAAACAAGATCGCAACTACACAAAACATAGTAAAAAGCTTTGACACATGGCTTCACGAAAGGATACAAGCCCTTAGTACTATCTCGCTTATTATGCAAAATTTAGAGCTTGCCGATGATAACGAGCGCTTGTCAAATATCCTAAATTCTTTCTATAAAAATTCCAACAACTTCGACGCTGTTCAGTTTTTAAAAGATAACGGCGATATTTTCGTAAACGGTAAGAAATACACGGGCGATGACACTGAATTTAAACAAAGAACAAGTCTGGTTTGGTTTGTAGAAACAAAGCAGACAAATTCTCCCACGATAAATTTCATCGCCAACCACACTGTTTTAAATACCGAGGTTTTAAATATCTGTGTACCAAGCCATAAAAATGGCGAATTTGTGGGCGTTTTATGTGGAGTTGTCAAGATAAGCAATATCTTTAAAAACATAAGAAATTTAAAACTTTCGCCAAATTCTTACTACTTTATCGTAACTCACAGCGGCGAGGTCTTAACCCAAATGAGCGATATAAATTTAAAAGAGCAGATACAAAGTAGATTTAAAGAGATGTTTTTAGCGGGTGAGGATCTATCCGGTATAAATATAAACTCAAATTTCATCTCTCTTGCCGAAATTCCGTCGCTAAACTGGTTTGTAGGGGCGGGTGCTTACGATGAGCGCCAAGTCAGCGAGCTTTTGTCGATATTTCAAAACAGCGCCGCGTTGTTTTTCATCTCATTTTTAGTGCTTATACTTTTAGCAAATTTACTTCATAGCCTTATGTATAAAAAGATAAAAGATAAAAACGATGAGTATGAAATTTTACTTGCTCATAAGGCTAAAATGAGCGAAGCAGGGGAGCTTATAAGCGGTATAAATCATCAATTCATCCAGCCTGTAAATTCATTAAAGCTTATGATAACGACACTTCAAATGCTTGAAAGAGACAGAAATCTAGACAAACAAACTCTTAATGAGATACTAAAAGGTGGCGAGAGTTCAGTCTGCCTTCTAAGTGATACGATCGAAATTTTTAGAAATTTTTACAAAACAAGCGAAAATATCAATAAATTTAGCGTCGCCAAAAGCGTGAAAAACCTACTCATGCTTATGCATACGGAGCTTAGCCGTGTAAATGTCAAGGTGATTTTGGTAAATTCAAGCGATGTTATCGTGACACAAAAAGACAATATCATACAGCAAATTTTACTCATCCTCATTCACAACGCAAAAGACGCCGTGGTTGAAAAATTTGAAAATATCAACAAAAGAGAGATAGAAATAGACATCAAAAGTAATGAGACTAAGTGCTTTATAACTGTTAGCGAGCATGGTTGGGGTGTTAGTGAGGCGATGAGAGATAAGATATTTTCCATGCCAAAAACAACCAAAAAAAGCGGTAACGGTATAGGGCTTTATTTTGGTAAAAAGCTAGCAAACGAAAAGATAGGCGGCGACTTAAAACTTGTTAGTGATGCAAATCCAACCGTGTTTGAGTTAAGTTTTGATATAAATTTAAAAGGTGAAAAATGA
- the ilvD gene encoding dihydroxy-acid dehydratase — MKSDIIKKGYTRAPHRSLLRATGLKDEDFAKPFIGIANSFIEIIPGHFFLNKYAEILKDEIRKCGCVPFEFNCIGVDDGIAMGHGGMLYSLPSREIIANSVETVMNAHALDALVCMPNCDKIVPGMVMGALRVNVPTVFVSGGPMKKGHTKDGRPIDLATAFEAVGKFETKEIDEVELKDIECNACPSGGSCSGMFTANSMNTLCEAMGIALSGNGTILALTPEREELVRRAGRRICEIALDERYKIRNILNKKAVRNALVVDMAMGGSSNTVLHMLAIAREAGVDLQISELNEISRNIAHIAKISPSLPSVHMEDVGRAGGMNAVIKEISRRDNGMLHLENLTVSGETLGERVGASEIKDESVIHKVENAYSQVGGLAVLFGNLAEQGCVIKTAGIVGERKFRGKAVCFNSQDEAIAGISSGKVDKGDVVVIRYEGPRGGPGMQEMLSPTSLIMGRGLGADVALITDGRFSGATRGLSIGHVSPEAAEGGMIGLLKDGDIIEIDVDKYEINVRLDEAEIAKRKAEFKPHQKELSGRWLRQYQKLVANASSGAILEA, encoded by the coding sequence ATGAAAAGCGACATTATAAAAAAGGGCTACACAAGAGCACCGCACCGCTCACTTTTGCGTGCTACGGGGCTAAAGGATGAGGATTTTGCTAAACCGTTTATCGGCATTGCAAATAGCTTTATAGAGATTATCCCGGGGCATTTTTTCCTAAATAAATATGCTGAAATTTTAAAAGATGAGATTCGCAAATGTGGCTGTGTGCCGTTTGAATTTAACTGCATCGGCGTAGATGACGGTATAGCGATGGGGCACGGCGGTATGCTTTATAGCCTCCCAAGCCGCGAGATCATCGCAAATTCGGTTGAAACCGTGATGAACGCTCACGCACTTGACGCACTTGTTTGTATGCCAAACTGCGACAAGATCGTGCCAGGAATGGTAATGGGCGCGCTTAGGGTAAATGTGCCGACCGTGTTTGTTAGCGGCGGACCGATGAAAAAGGGTCACACAAAGGACGGAAGACCGATCGACCTTGCGACCGCGTTTGAGGCGGTGGGTAAATTTGAGACAAAAGAGATAGACGAAGTCGAGCTAAAAGATATCGAGTGTAACGCGTGTCCGAGTGGTGGCTCATGCTCTGGAATGTTTACGGCAAATTCGATGAATACACTGTGTGAGGCGATGGGTATCGCGCTAAGTGGTAACGGCACGATACTAGCCCTAACTCCAGAGCGTGAGGAGCTGGTGCGCCGTGCGGGACGAAGGATCTGCGAGATCGCTCTTGACGAACGCTATAAGATCAGAAATATTTTAAACAAAAAGGCGGTTCGCAACGCGCTTGTTGTCGATATGGCGATGGGAGGAAGCTCAAACACCGTGCTTCATATGCTAGCTATCGCCCGTGAAGCGGGAGTTGATCTGCAAATTTCAGAGCTTAACGAGATCAGCCGAAATATCGCTCACATAGCAAAGATCAGCCCAAGCTTGCCAAGTGTGCATATGGAAGACGTCGGACGAGCCGGCGGAATGAACGCGGTGATAAAAGAAATTTCACGCCGTGATAACGGAATGTTGCATTTAGAAAATTTGACCGTTAGCGGCGAGACTCTAGGCGAGCGTGTCGGAGCAAGCGAGATAAAGGACGAGTCGGTTATCCATAAGGTTGAAAACGCATATTCACAGGTTGGTGGACTTGCGGTATTATTTGGAAATTTAGCCGAGCAAGGCTGTGTGATAAAGACGGCTGGGATCGTTGGCGAGCGTAAATTTAGAGGTAAGGCGGTTTGCTTTAACAGTCAAGATGAGGCGATAGCGGGAATTTCAAGCGGCAAAGTGGATAAAGGCGATGTAGTCGTGATCCGCTACGAAGGTCCGCGCGGAGGTCCTGGTATGCAAGAGATGCTAAGCCCAACTTCGCTTATAATGGGACGCGGGCTTGGTGCGGACGTGGCACTTATCACCGACGGACGCTTTAGCGGTGCTACAAGGGGTCTTAGTATCGGACACGTGAGTCCCGAAGCTGCCGAGGGCGGTATGATAGGTCTTTTAAAAGATGGTGATATAATAGAAATAGATGTCGATAAATACGAGATAAACGTGCGTCTTGACGAGGCTGAAATCGCTAAGCGAAAGGCGGAGTTTAAACCACATCAAAAAGAGCTAAGTGGCAGATGGCTAAGACAATACCAAAAGCTAGTAGCCAATGCAAGTAGCGGAGCGATTTTGGAAGCGTAA
- a CDS encoding thiol:disulfide interchange protein DsbA/DsbL, which produces MKILSKAIKLLSVVAIFGALNAAAFSEGKDYAVLEKPLNVGENTLVKVFSYACQYCYKFDKSVTPKIVKELEDMKFMPFHLGTKGSYGETASSVLAALLTKDQMNGVDIFSDNSSFKKAKMAYYKAVHEKGEQWMSKDGRRDKAAFIKTGLDAAGVSLSEYEAILNMPRTQALLLLWNEGYNAAKIFGVPAFVVNGKYVINAAAVTSIKDLEKLIRELQSK; this is translated from the coding sequence ATGAAAATATTATCTAAAGCTATCAAGCTTTTATCTGTGGTTGCGATTTTTGGTGCATTAAACGCAGCTGCATTTTCTGAAGGCAAAGACTATGCCGTGCTTGAAAAGCCGTTAAATGTTGGAGAAAATACCCTAGTAAAGGTTTTTAGTTATGCGTGTCAGTATTGCTATAAATTTGATAAGAGTGTTACGCCAAAGATAGTTAAAGAGCTTGAAGATATGAAATTTATGCCGTTTCATTTAGGCACAAAAGGTAGCTATGGTGAGACTGCAAGTAGTGTTTTGGCTGCACTTTTAACCAAAGATCAAATGAATGGAGTTGATATATTTAGTGATAATTCTTCATTTAAAAAGGCTAAGATGGCATACTACAAAGCCGTGCATGAAAAAGGCGAGCAGTGGATGAGTAAAGACGGTAGGCGTGACAAGGCTGCATTTATAAAAACAGGACTTGATGCCGCGGGTGTTAGCCTAAGCGAATATGAGGCGATCTTAAACATGCCAAGAACTCAGGCCTTGCTTTTACTTTGGAACGAGGGGTATAACGCTGCTAAAATTTTTGGCGTTCCTGCGTTTGTAGTAAATGGCAAATACGTTATAAACGCTGCCGCCGTAACCTCTATAAAAGATCTTGAAAAGCTTATAAGGGAGCTTCAAAGTAAGTAA
- a CDS encoding response regulator transcription factor, with the protein MKEEILDSLSKISILIVEDDNVALTLLKSALKPYCMSVYTANDGYEGLESFNKNNPDVILTDIHMPMMNGFEMMNEILKTKPHQKFIIFTSYDTDNNLLKSVKAGAALFLKKPIDIEILRSMLMSLSVKSQDKLIKLSHDISINLEREKIYKGGNEVYLTFLQNKLFWLLAYNLNSLVTYDKITEYVYEDENVSKSAIQNIVLRIKKELGIKIKNLSELGYMMTSQR; encoded by the coding sequence ATGAAAGAGGAAATTTTAGACTCGCTATCAAAAATATCCATCCTAATCGTTGAGGATGATAATGTTGCGCTTACGCTTTTAAAAAGCGCTTTAAAGCCGTATTGTATGAGTGTTTATACCGCAAATGACGGATATGAAGGGCTCGAGTCTTTTAATAAAAACAACCCAGATGTCATCTTAACGGACATTCACATGCCTATGATGAATGGATTTGAGATGATGAACGAGATACTAAAGACAAAACCGCATCAAAAATTTATTATCTTTACTTCGTATGACACTGATAATAACCTACTTAAAAGCGTAAAGGCGGGAGCCGCACTGTTTCTTAAAAAGCCCATAGATATTGAAATTTTACGCTCGATGTTAATGAGTCTTAGCGTAAAGTCGCAAGATAAACTGATCAAACTAAGTCACGATATCAGCATAAATCTAGAACGCGAGAAAATTTATAAAGGCGGCAACGAAGTTTATCTGACATTTTTGCAAAACAAGCTGTTTTGGTTACTTGCTTATAACCTAAATTCGCTCGTAACCTACGACAAGATCACGGAGTATGTTTACGAGGATGAAAACGTAAGCAAAAGCGCTATACAAAATATCGTTTTACGTATCAAAAAAGAGCTTGGCATAAAGATAAAAAACCTTTCCGAGCTTGGATACATGATGACATCACAGAGATAA
- the rmuC gene encoding DNA recombination protein RmuC yields the protein MNEIYIFYAVSFFLCVICAVLLGVVLNDKKTIESLKFSKNEFENLSIEQKVRLENEALRAQESKEINANLSQKLERKSIENDALEDEILNLKTQISSLKTTLEEREKIQLAKEENFVQVKKNLSTEFENLANKIFEEKSANFNKNSQTSLELLLNPLKEQIQNFQKRTNEIHDKTQQNSLNLENELKKVLDIGLGMSREASNLTNALKGNNKIAGNWGEMQLEATLQAAGLVKNEQYRAQESFKSESGARMVPDFVVYLPDNKHIIIDSKVSLVAYEVAMSAVNENEMKTALSEHVKSVKSHIDELSKKNYSMIEGLESPDFVMMFMPIEAAYIEALKYERELFGYGYERKVVLVSHTTLMPILRTVANLWRIEKGNKEAIQIAASAGEIYNKICVVAQDLNKLGATLTTATRQYNQVVTSLAGRQGLYGKTQRFRQLSQKATQNMPEVGELEIEVESAKLENLSKKDDDGSDRL from the coding sequence ATGAACGAAATTTATATTTTTTATGCGGTTAGCTTCTTTTTGTGCGTGATATGCGCTGTTTTACTCGGTGTAGTTTTAAACGATAAAAAGACGATCGAGAGTTTAAAATTTAGCAAAAACGAGTTTGAGAATTTAAGTATCGAGCAAAAAGTAAGGCTTGAAAACGAAGCCTTAAGAGCGCAAGAAAGCAAAGAGATAAATGCGAATTTAAGCCAAAAGTTAGAGCGAAAAAGCATAGAAAATGATGCGCTTGAAGATGAAATTTTAAATTTAAAAACACAAATTTCAAGTCTAAAAACCACTCTTGAGGAGCGTGAGAAAATTCAGCTCGCTAAAGAGGAGAATTTCGTTCAAGTAAAGAAAAATTTAAGCACCGAATTTGAAAATCTAGCTAATAAAATTTTTGAAGAAAAGAGCGCAAATTTTAATAAAAACAGCCAAACATCACTTGAACTCCTTCTAAATCCCCTAAAAGAACAGATACAAAATTTTCAAAAACGAACAAATGAAATTCACGATAAAACTCAACAAAATAGCCTAAATTTAGAAAACGAACTCAAAAAGGTGCTTGACATAGGACTTGGTATGAGCCGTGAGGCTAGTAACCTTACAAATGCACTAAAGGGCAACAATAAGATCGCGGGAAACTGGGGCGAAATGCAGCTTGAAGCGACCTTGCAAGCCGCCGGTTTAGTAAAAAACGAACAATACCGCGCGCAAGAGAGCTTTAAAAGCGAAAGCGGGGCCAGGATGGTGCCTGATTTTGTTGTGTATCTACCTGATAATAAACATATCATCATTGATAGCAAGGTCTCTCTTGTGGCTTACGAGGTAGCTATGAGCGCGGTAAATGAAAATGAGATGAAGACCGCGCTTAGCGAGCATGTAAAGTCAGTCAAGTCACACATCGACGAGCTTAGTAAAAAAAACTATAGCATGATAGAAGGGCTTGAGAGTCCTGATTTTGTCATGATGTTTATGCCTATAGAGGCAGCTTATATCGAGGCTTTAAAATACGAAAGAGAGCTTTTTGGATATGGTTACGAACGAAAGGTTGTGCTTGTATCTCATACGACTTTAATGCCGATACTACGCACTGTGGCAAATTTGTGGCGTATAGAAAAGGGTAACAAAGAAGCCATACAAATAGCCGCTAGTGCAGGTGAAATTTATAATAAAATTTGCGTCGTAGCCCAGGATCTAAACAAGCTTGGGGCAACGCTTACAACCGCAACTAGGCAGTATAACCAAGTAGTCACATCACTTGCCGGAAGACAAGGACTTTATGGTAAAACACAGCGCTTTAGGCAGCTTTCTCAAAAAGCTACGCAAAATATGCCAGAAGTTGGCGAACTAGAGATCGAAGTAGAGAGCGCAAAACTTGAAAATTTAAGTAAAAAGGACGATGATGGTAGTGATAGGCTCTAA